Proteins found in one Geomonas subterranea genomic segment:
- the alr gene encoding alanine racemase, producing the protein MDSRPTVVEIDLAALRHNFGLVKKTVPEGCGILAVVKADAYGHGFQYVSEELEKLGVDAFAVAFLAEGVQLRMSGIYRPVLILGGIYPGEERRCIGLNISTALYSLEQAAALDRAALEIKCYRKAKIHLKVDTGMGRLGVTWDKVPEFLEQLKQFKNLEMEGIFSHFASADELDPDGLAFTKLQAQRFNAAVTEARRQGFNPAYVHVANSAAILAADLPFCNLVRPGIILYGAAPSRDFADEQASLPVMKLKSRVAMLKWVEPGTSISYGRRYIADKRALIASVPVGYADGYCRSLTNKGEALIRGKRARVAGTVCMDWIMLDVTDIEGVAVGDDVTLLGPDPMGDRISAEELAEKAGTIPYEIMCGIATRRVRRVYIG; encoded by the coding sequence CTCAGGCACAACTTCGGTCTGGTGAAGAAGACTGTGCCCGAAGGATGCGGCATTCTTGCCGTGGTCAAGGCCGACGCCTACGGCCATGGTTTCCAGTACGTCTCCGAGGAACTGGAGAAGCTCGGGGTGGACGCCTTCGCCGTTGCCTTCCTCGCGGAGGGGGTGCAACTGCGCATGAGCGGCATCTATCGCCCGGTGCTGATCCTGGGGGGCATTTATCCCGGCGAGGAGCGGCGCTGCATCGGCCTCAACATCTCCACTGCGCTCTACTCGCTGGAACAGGCCGCGGCGCTCGACCGGGCCGCCCTGGAGATCAAGTGCTACCGCAAGGCGAAGATCCACCTGAAGGTGGACACCGGCATGGGGCGCCTGGGCGTCACTTGGGACAAGGTGCCCGAATTCCTCGAGCAGTTGAAGCAGTTCAAGAACCTCGAAATGGAAGGGATCTTCTCCCACTTCGCCAGCGCCGACGAACTCGACCCGGACGGCCTCGCCTTCACCAAACTGCAGGCCCAACGCTTCAACGCCGCCGTCACCGAGGCCCGCCGCCAGGGGTTCAATCCCGCCTACGTCCATGTCGCCAACAGCGCCGCCATCCTCGCGGCCGATCTACCCTTTTGCAACCTGGTGCGGCCGGGGATTATCCTCTACGGCGCCGCCCCTTCCCGGGATTTCGCGGACGAGCAGGCTTCTTTGCCCGTCATGAAACTGAAGAGCCGGGTGGCGATGCTCAAGTGGGTGGAACCGGGGACCAGCATCAGCTACGGCAGGCGCTACATCGCCGACAAGCGCGCGCTCATCGCCAGCGTTCCCGTGGGGTATGCCGACGGTTATTGCCGCAGTCTCACCAACAAGGGGGAGGCCTTGATCCGCGGCAAGCGGGCCCGGGTCGCCGGCACCGTCTGCATGGACTGGATCATGCTGGACGTGACCGACATCGAGGGCGTTGCCGTGGGGGACGACGTGACCCTCCTGGGCCCCGACCCCATGGGTGACCGCATCAGCGCCGAGGAGTTGGCCGAGAAAGCCGGCACCATCCCCTACGAGATCATGTGCGGCATCGCCACCCGCCGCGTACGCAGGGTGTACATCGGGTAG
- the selD gene encoding selenide, water dikinase SelD gives MSDKVRLTTMVQAAGUAAKLGPAGLEDAIRDITRSDDPNLIVGVEGAEDAGIYRIGESLALVETTDIITPLVDDPFTFGRIAAANALSDVYAMGGKPVTAMNLAFFPACSLPTAVLAAILAGGADALKEAGACLVGGHTVEDDELKFGMAVTGLIDPSRIVRNCTARPGDILVLTKPLGTGIVSTAIKAEMIDDALATEATGWMTTLNAKACELMVACDATAATDVTGFGFIGHACEMALGARVTFRIELARVPVMAGVPALIHDGMVPAGCYRNRHHYESHVTGSGGEALLPLFDPQTSGGLLISFAPDNAREFLARAGQSGLFAVAIGEVEAVGGSALVFV, from the coding sequence ATGTCTGATAAAGTACGGCTCACGACGATGGTGCAGGCGGCGGGTTGAGCTGCCAAGCTGGGCCCGGCGGGCCTGGAGGATGCCATCCGCGACATAACCCGCTCGGACGACCCCAACCTCATCGTGGGTGTTGAGGGCGCCGAGGATGCGGGGATCTACCGCATAGGGGAGAGCCTCGCCCTCGTGGAGACCACCGACATCATCACGCCGCTGGTCGACGACCCGTTCACCTTCGGCCGTATCGCCGCGGCCAACGCCCTCTCCGACGTTTACGCCATGGGCGGAAAACCGGTGACGGCGATGAACCTCGCCTTCTTCCCGGCCTGTTCGCTTCCCACCGCTGTGCTCGCCGCCATCCTCGCCGGCGGTGCCGACGCTTTGAAGGAGGCGGGTGCCTGCCTGGTCGGGGGACACACGGTCGAGGACGACGAGCTGAAGTTCGGCATGGCGGTGACCGGCCTCATCGATCCCTCCCGCATCGTGAGAAACTGCACCGCCCGCCCCGGCGACATCCTTGTTCTTACCAAGCCGCTCGGGACCGGCATCGTCTCGACCGCCATCAAGGCCGAGATGATCGACGACGCCCTGGCGACGGAAGCAACCGGCTGGATGACGACCCTCAACGCCAAAGCCTGCGAGTTGATGGTCGCCTGCGACGCCACTGCCGCCACCGATGTCACCGGCTTTGGTTTCATCGGCCACGCCTGCGAGATGGCGCTTGGCGCCAGGGTCACCTTCCGCATCGAGCTTGCCCGCGTTCCGGTCATGGCCGGCGTCCCCGCGCTCATCCACGACGGCATGGTCCCGGCCGGCTGCTATCGCAACCGCCACCATTACGAATCCCACGTGACCGGCTCCGGCGGCGAGGCCTTGCTGCCGCTCTTCGACCCGCAGACCTCCGGCGGTCTCCTCATCTCTTTCGCCCCCGACAACGCCCGTGAATTCCTTGCCCGCGCCGGTCAGTCCGGCCTCTTCGCCGTAGCGATCGGCGAGGTCGAAGCCGTTGGGGGAAGCGCCCTTGTCTTCGTCTAA
- a CDS encoding ASKHA domain-containing protein, which translates to MSSSKGLAAAFDLGTTTIAASLVEPATGTRLAVTGAMNPQRRWGSDVLARLTAGGDPETLRAMQAALSAEMERMTGELLDRAGASPADLAQVAIAGNPSMETIALALPVESLAHPPFRPLFSAGKVTTTLDLGWSRAYPCYLLPLPGGFVGGDLLAFLFGMTETPTAGTLFLDVGTNAEIALFDGERYLATSAAAGPAFEGGNLKCGMAALPGAVSAVQIKGDRLLLTTIAGAPPRGICGSGVLETVAALLEEGIVEPTGRLVPAVEIDSNLGTRVQEVNGVPAFVLHRDAKGLVYLDQEDIRALQLAKGAMRGGMEILLEKANLTQDDVARVVLTGSFGAVLSPDVLKKVGIFNEKMVRITGFIKEGALAGVERVLLTEDGREQMEALAQQVRVIPLSGTPLFEKHFLAHIDFPKP; encoded by the coding sequence TTGTCTTCGTCTAAGGGGCTCGCGGCCGCTTTCGACCTCGGTACCACCACCATAGCCGCGTCGCTTGTCGAACCGGCCACCGGAACGCGCCTGGCCGTGACCGGCGCCATGAACCCCCAGCGTCGCTGGGGATCCGACGTACTGGCCCGCCTCACCGCCGGGGGGGATCCCGAAACCTTACGCGCCATGCAGGCCGCCCTGTCCGCCGAGATGGAACGCATGACCGGCGAGCTGTTGGACCGGGCAGGGGCGTCGCCGGCGGATCTCGCGCAGGTGGCGATCGCCGGCAACCCGTCCATGGAAACCATCGCCCTGGCCCTGCCGGTCGAGTCGCTGGCCCATCCCCCGTTTCGTCCCCTCTTTTCCGCAGGAAAAGTAACAACCACCCTTGATCTAGGCTGGAGCCGTGCGTATCCTTGCTACCTCTTGCCGCTTCCGGGCGGTTTCGTCGGCGGCGACCTGCTCGCCTTTCTCTTCGGCATGACAGAGACGCCCACAGCCGGGACCCTCTTTCTGGACGTCGGGACCAACGCCGAGATCGCCCTTTTTGACGGCGAGCGTTACCTCGCCACCTCGGCCGCCGCCGGTCCCGCCTTCGAAGGGGGCAACCTTAAGTGCGGCATGGCCGCTCTCCCCGGTGCCGTGAGCGCCGTCCAAATAAAAGGGGACAGGCTACTTTTAACCACCATCGCCGGCGCCCCGCCGCGCGGCATCTGCGGGTCGGGTGTCCTGGAAACGGTGGCCGCCCTCCTGGAAGAAGGGATCGTCGAGCCGACCGGTCGCCTCGTTCCCGCTGTAGAGATCGATTCCAACCTGGGGACCCGGGTGCAGGAGGTGAACGGAGTCCCCGCCTTCGTGCTGCACCGGGACGCGAAAGGCCTCGTCTACCTCGACCAGGAGGACATCCGGGCGCTGCAACTCGCCAAGGGGGCGATGCGCGGTGGCATGGAGATCCTGCTGGAGAAGGCGAACCTCACGCAGGACGATGTTGCACGGGTGGTGCTGACCGGTTCCTTCGGGGCCGTGCTGTCGCCGGATGTGCTAAAAAAGGTTGGAATTTTCAACGAAAAAATGGTAAGAATCACCGGATTTATCAAGGAGGGGGCGTTGGCCGGCGTGGAGCGTGTACTGCTCACCGAGGACGGCCGCGAACAGATGGAGGCCCTGGCCCAACAGGTCCGTGTCATCCCCCTTTCCGGCACACCGCTCTTCGAAAAGCACTTCCTGGCGCATATAGATTTCCCGAAACCCTAA